The following are encoded together in the Bacillus sp. V2I10 genome:
- the gcvT gene encoding glycine cleavage system aminomethyltransferase GcvT, translated as MADLKRTPLFDVYKEHGAKTIDFGGWDLPVQFSSIKEEHEAVRERAGLFDVSHMGEIEVTGADSLAFLQKTMTNDVSLLKDGGAQYTAMCYEDGGTVDDLLIYKKSDTHYLLVVNASNIEKDYEWLISHKFGNTELHNISSNVAQLAIQGPQAESILQKLTETDLSEIKFFKFKDGVVIDDVQALVSRTGYTGEDGFEIYCPSSEAPSLWKAILEAGKNEGILPCGLGARDTLRFEANLPLYGQELTKEITPIEAGIGFAVKPNKEADFIGKDILKEQKENGTARKLVGLEMIDKGIPRHGYEVYHGEEQIGEVTTGTQSPTLKKNIGWALLKKEFAEPGTEVIVQVRKKRLKAIAVSTPFYKRPKK; from the coding sequence ATGGCGGATTTAAAGCGAACACCATTATTTGATGTTTATAAAGAACATGGTGCAAAGACAATTGATTTTGGCGGTTGGGATCTTCCCGTTCAATTTTCTTCTATTAAAGAAGAGCACGAGGCAGTTCGGGAAAGAGCTGGCTTATTCGATGTTTCGCATATGGGTGAAATTGAAGTGACAGGTGCAGACAGTCTTGCATTTCTTCAAAAGACGATGACGAATGATGTTTCCCTTTTGAAAGACGGCGGAGCCCAGTACACTGCGATGTGCTATGAAGATGGCGGAACAGTAGACGATTTATTAATTTATAAAAAATCAGATACTCACTATTTATTAGTCGTGAATGCTTCAAATATTGAAAAAGATTATGAGTGGCTCATCTCGCACAAATTCGGAAACACAGAGCTGCATAATATTTCATCAAATGTTGCACAACTGGCCATTCAGGGGCCACAAGCTGAATCGATCCTTCAAAAATTAACTGAAACAGATTTAAGTGAAATCAAGTTTTTTAAATTTAAAGATGGCGTTGTAATCGATGATGTACAAGCTCTTGTCTCCAGAACAGGCTATACAGGCGAAGACGGCTTTGAAATCTATTGCCCATCTTCAGAAGCGCCTTCCCTTTGGAAAGCGATTTTAGAAGCAGGCAAAAATGAAGGAATTCTTCCGTGCGGTTTAGGCGCACGCGACACCTTGCGCTTTGAAGCAAATCTGCCTTTATATGGACAGGAGCTTACAAAAGAAATTACTCCGATTGAAGCGGGAATCGGCTTTGCTGTAAAACCGAATAAAGAGGCAGACTTCATCGGAAAAGATATTTTAAAAGAACAAAAAGAAAATGGAACAGCAAGAAAGCTTGTCGGTCTTGAGATGATTGACAAAGGAATACCCCGACATGGTTATGAAGTATACCATGGAGAAGAACAAATCGGCGAAGTAACGACTGGCACACAATCTCCTACGTTAAAGAAAAATATAGGCTGGGCTCTGCTGAAAAAGGAATTTGCAGAACCGGGCACTGAAGTGATTGTGCAAGTGCGCAAGAAACGCTTAAAAGCAATTGCAGTTTCAACACCTTTTTATAAACGACCAAAAAAATGA
- the gcvPA gene encoding aminomethyl-transferring glycine dehydrogenase subunit GcvPA, which translates to MKHRYLPMTEQDQQEMLDAVGVSHIDELFSDIPESVRFQGDYKIKKAKSETELVKELSELASKNKDLRSNASFLGAGVYDHYMPIIVDHVISRSEFYTAYTPYQPEISQGELQAIFEFQTMIAELTGMDVANSSMYDGGTSLAEAAMLAAGQTKKKKVIVSKAVHPESRDVLKTYAKGQYIEVVEVPVKNGVTDLEALKAEMSDDVAAVVVQYPNFFGQIEPLKDIEPIAHTGKSMFIVSSNPLALGALTPPGKFGADIVAGDAQPFGIPTAFGGPHCGYFAVTQKLLRKVPGRLVGQTTDEQGRRGFVLTLQAREQHIRRDKATSNICSNQALNALAASVAMTALGKKGVKEMAFQNIQKANYAKKAFAANGIEVPFEGAIFNEFVIKLNKPIKEVNAKLIQQGIIGGFDLGSVYPELENYMLVAVTELRTKEEIDLFVKELGDGHE; encoded by the coding sequence ATGAAACATCGTTATTTGCCGATGACAGAACAAGATCAGCAGGAAATGCTTGATGCTGTCGGAGTATCTCATATAGATGAGCTTTTCTCAGACATTCCCGAGAGCGTGCGTTTTCAGGGGGATTATAAGATCAAGAAAGCAAAATCTGAAACGGAACTGGTGAAGGAGCTGAGTGAGCTTGCTTCTAAAAACAAGGATTTAAGAAGCAATGCTTCTTTCCTTGGTGCAGGTGTATACGATCATTACATGCCGATCATCGTAGATCATGTGATTTCACGCTCAGAATTCTATACAGCCTACACTCCGTATCAGCCGGAAATTTCGCAGGGTGAGCTTCAGGCTATCTTTGAATTTCAAACGATGATTGCTGAGCTTACTGGAATGGATGTGGCAAACTCATCCATGTACGATGGCGGAACTTCTCTAGCTGAAGCTGCGATGCTTGCTGCCGGCCAGACTAAAAAGAAAAAAGTCATCGTTTCAAAAGCAGTTCATCCGGAAAGCAGGGATGTTCTGAAAACATATGCTAAGGGACAGTACATTGAAGTAGTAGAAGTACCTGTGAAAAATGGCGTGACAGATCTTGAAGCTTTGAAGGCAGAAATGTCAGACGATGTTGCAGCTGTGGTTGTGCAATATCCAAACTTCTTCGGGCAAATCGAGCCGCTAAAAGACATTGAACCCATTGCTCATACAGGAAAAAGCATGTTTATCGTGTCTTCTAACCCGCTTGCACTGGGAGCTTTAACACCTCCAGGAAAATTTGGAGCCGATATCGTGGCAGGCGATGCTCAGCCATTCGGTATTCCTACTGCTTTTGGCGGTCCACACTGTGGTTATTTTGCTGTAACTCAAAAATTGCTCCGCAAAGTGCCGGGACGATTGGTCGGACAAACGACAGATGAACAGGGCAGACGCGGGTTTGTCTTAACACTTCAGGCACGTGAACAGCACATAAGACGTGACAAAGCGACTTCTAATATTTGTTCAAATCAGGCTTTAAACGCTTTGGCAGCCTCGGTTGCCATGACGGCACTGGGAAAAAAAGGCGTAAAAGAGATGGCTTTTCAAAATATCCAAAAAGCAAATTACGCTAAAAAAGCATTTGCTGCAAATGGGATTGAGGTTCCATTTGAAGGGGCTATTTTTAACGAATTTGTCATTAAATTAAACAAACCGATTAAAGAGGTAAATGCAAAGCTTATTCAACAGGGCATCATTGGCGGTTTCGATTTAGGCAGTGTATACCCGGAGCTTGAAAACTACATGCTTGTAGCTGTAACTGAATTGCGTACAAAAGAAGAAATTGACCTATTTGTAAAGGAATTGGGGGATGGACATGAATAA
- a CDS encoding anti-repressor SinI family protein, translated as MEMLMKEVEKMDQEWKDLILSALKMGISKEEIREFLKTQTLKN; from the coding sequence ATGGAGATGTTAATGAAGGAAGTTGAAAAGATGGATCAGGAATGGAAAGATTTAATACTGTCAGCTTTGAAAATGGGAATCAGCAAAGAAGAAATAAGAGAATTTTTGAAAACGCAAACACTTAAAAATTGA
- a CDS encoding biotin/lipoate A/B protein ligase family protein, producing MAKETWRFIDSGNCSPSYNMALDEALLEWNSQGIFPPVIRFYGWDPATLSVGYFQKAEKEIDLDAVKKYGLGFVRRPTGGRGVLHDKELTYSVIVSEDHPEMPKTVTEAYRVISEGILQGFRELGLDAYFAVPRTEEEKQGLKNPRSAVCFDAPSWYELVVEGRKVAGSAQTRQKGVILQHGSILLDIDEEMLFNLFKYPSERVKERMQKNFKNKAVAVNALRKNPVTVEEAKNAFKKGFEIGLNISLEPYTLTAEEHAFVEKIAIGKYNTDDWNYKR from the coding sequence ATGGCAAAGGAAACTTGGAGATTTATTGATTCAGGGAATTGTTCCCCGTCCTATAATATGGCGTTAGATGAAGCGCTGCTTGAGTGGAACAGTCAGGGGATCTTCCCGCCGGTAATTCGCTTTTATGGATGGGACCCGGCTACTCTTTCAGTAGGATACTTTCAAAAGGCCGAAAAAGAAATTGATCTTGATGCCGTTAAAAAGTATGGGCTGGGCTTTGTGCGCAGACCGACAGGAGGCAGAGGTGTTCTGCATGACAAGGAGCTGACATACAGCGTCATAGTGTCAGAAGACCATCCTGAAATGCCGAAGACAGTAACCGAAGCTTATAGAGTCATTTCAGAAGGTATTCTTCAGGGTTTCAGAGAACTGGGGCTAGATGCATATTTCGCCGTACCGAGAACGGAGGAAGAGAAACAGGGGCTTAAGAATCCGCGGTCTGCCGTTTGTTTTGACGCACCATCATGGTATGAACTTGTTGTAGAAGGACGCAAGGTGGCCGGGAGCGCACAAACGCGCCAAAAAGGAGTCATTCTTCAGCACGGTTCCATTTTGCTCGATATAGATGAAGAAATGCTTTTTAATCTGTTTAAGTACCCAAGCGAGCGGGTAAAAGAACGAATGCAGAAGAATTTCAAAAATAAGGCAGTTGCTGTCAATGCTTTGCGCAAGAATCCTGTTACAGTGGAGGAAGCAAAGAATGCGTTTAAAAAGGGCTTTGAGATAGGTCTGAATATCTCACTCGAACCTTATACCTTGACAGCTGAAGAACATGCTTTTGTAGAGAAAATTGCAATTGGAAAGTATAATACCGATGATTGGAATTATAAACGATAA
- a CDS encoding DEAD/DEAH box helicase: MNVKINFDSSWQDTFFKKLENDGPWENWENYKLACEVQKHLIVPSFEGLQAPNHLTDFTPLPHQLEVARQVVEHMNGKAILADEVGLGKTIEAGLIVKEYMIRGLAKKILILVPASLVSQWARELHEKFYIPAVEQKKSYVWEACDVVVSSIDTAKRSPHREIVLAQQYDLVIIDEAHKLKNNKTKNYEFVQRLKKKYCLLLTATPIQNRVEEIFNLVSLLKPGHLGNEAYFSEVFSAKNRSLEHHEHLQELVNKVMIRNRRGDTGIDWPKRHVETVPIDLSPTERNLYTAISRLKSFGTAAASMFSIMTLQREACSSREAVYMTLKKMIDRPAGEVSPLPEPIIRELMQCIDEVDGNTKAQKAVELIKRIDDKVIIFTEYRATQFYLQWFLQQHGISSVPFRGGFKRGKKDWMKDLFKNRVQVLIATEAGGEGINLQFCNHIINYDLPWNPMRLEQRIGRIHRLGQEKDVYIYNMATKNTVEEHILKLLYEKINLFEKVIGELDEILTRLDISNFEDHLQDILFQSKSEGEMKIKMENLTSILHFAEQEHSEKKAANGK, translated from the coding sequence ATGAATGTAAAAATCAACTTTGATTCATCCTGGCAAGATACTTTTTTCAAAAAACTAGAAAATGATGGACCTTGGGAAAATTGGGAAAATTACAAACTCGCCTGTGAAGTACAAAAACATTTAATTGTTCCTTCGTTTGAAGGCTTGCAGGCTCCAAATCATCTGACAGACTTTACACCCCTGCCGCACCAATTAGAGGTTGCAAGACAGGTAGTTGAGCATATGAACGGCAAAGCGATACTTGCAGATGAAGTGGGCCTTGGAAAAACGATTGAAGCCGGACTGATTGTAAAAGAATACATGATCCGCGGCCTTGCCAAAAAGATCTTAATTCTCGTGCCGGCCTCTCTAGTTTCACAATGGGCAAGAGAACTGCATGAAAAATTTTATATACCTGCTGTTGAGCAGAAGAAAAGCTACGTTTGGGAAGCATGTGATGTGGTGGTTTCTTCAATTGACACCGCAAAACGAAGCCCTCACAGAGAAATAGTCCTTGCCCAGCAATATGATTTAGTCATTATCGATGAGGCTCATAAACTCAAAAATAATAAAACAAAAAACTATGAATTTGTTCAGAGGCTGAAAAAGAAATACTGCCTTCTTCTGACAGCAACTCCGATCCAAAATCGTGTTGAAGAGATTTTCAATCTTGTCTCTCTTCTCAAACCCGGTCATCTTGGAAACGAAGCTTATTTTTCAGAAGTTTTCTCAGCAAAAAATCGATCTCTTGAACATCATGAGCATCTGCAGGAGCTTGTCAACAAAGTAATGATCCGAAACCGCCGCGGCGATACTGGAATTGACTGGCCAAAACGCCATGTTGAAACGGTTCCGATAGACCTCTCTCCAACAGAACGAAATCTGTACACAGCTATATCAAGACTTAAATCATTCGGAACGGCTGCTGCAAGCATGTTTTCCATTATGACCCTTCAAAGAGAAGCATGCTCAAGCAGGGAAGCCGTTTATATGACACTAAAAAAAATGATCGATCGGCCTGCAGGTGAAGTCTCCCCTCTGCCTGAGCCAATCATCAGGGAATTGATGCAGTGCATTGATGAGGTTGACGGAAACACAAAAGCTCAAAAAGCAGTGGAGCTTATTAAAAGAATTGATGATAAAGTCATTATCTTTACTGAATATCGTGCCACTCAATTTTATCTGCAATGGTTTTTGCAGCAGCACGGTATTTCTTCTGTCCCTTTCCGGGGAGGATTTAAACGGGGAAAAAAAGATTGGATGAAAGATTTATTTAAAAACCGTGTTCAAGTACTGATTGCAACAGAAGCTGGGGGCGAAGGCATAAACCTGCAATTTTGCAATCACATCATCAATTATGACCTCCCCTGGAATCCGATGCGGCTTGAACAAAGAATCGGCCGGATTCATCGCCTCGGCCAGGAAAAAGACGTTTATATTTACAATATGGCTACAAAAAATACTGTTGAAGAGCATATTTTAAAATTGCTTTATGAAAAAATTAATCTATTCGAAAAAGTAATCGGTGAGCTTGATGAAATTTTAACCAGATTGGATATTTCAAATTTTGAAGATCATTTGCAGGATATTCTCTTTCAATCAAAAAGTGAAGGCGAAATGAAAATCAAAATGGAAAACTTAACATCCATCCTTCATTTTGCCGAGCAGGAACACTCTGAAAAAAAAGCAGCGAATGGAAAATAA
- a CDS encoding rhodanese-like domain-containing protein: MFLLILLGALAAYTIYSYFYQRKIMKTLTEEEFRAGYRKAQLIDVREPNEFDGGHILGARNIPLSQMRQRHKEIRKDQPVYIYCQNTVRSGRTAQMLKRKGYNDLYTLKGGFKGWGGKIKAKK, from the coding sequence ATTTTTTTATTGATTCTATTAGGTGCACTAGCAGCCTACACGATTTACTCTTATTTTTATCAGCGTAAAATCATGAAAACATTAACGGAAGAAGAATTCCGTGCAGGATACAGAAAAGCTCAGTTAATTGATGTCCGTGAGCCAAATGAATTTGACGGCGGACATATACTTGGAGCAAGAAATATTCCTTTATCCCAAATGAGACAAAGACATAAGGAAATCCGCAAAGATCAGCCTGTCTACATTTACTGTCAAAACACTGTCAGAAGCGGACGCACAGCTCAAATGCTGAAAAGAAAAGGCTATAATGATCTATACACGCTAAAAGGCGGTTTTAAGGGCTGGGGCGGTAAAATAAAAGCAAAGAAATAA
- a CDS encoding YqhG family protein, with product MLQQEISQFLESFFTANSCQIIDKHPGYMTVQLTIEMDKELMNRPFYWTYLEKTGGVPNPMQVTFLTDAKQAPEDLKGEIMHFGAPRLHQIYQASKKLGSHIRLYENSPHNGSSQSLHPWLGVNVMVSYQSDKKKDHLYSIGLHLISGAIIENFQDHLEKMTLTPRIPDLCFTTSPMIKEQSGLNRIQNYIQSIIEKDDHSWADDARQRWNSDMMLLSHFYEDLDEKPEAYQLEKAALKELYDPQINVSIVNGGIFYLSQNAFY from the coding sequence ATGCTGCAGCAAGAGATCAGTCAATTCTTAGAAAGTTTTTTTACAGCAAATTCGTGTCAAATCATTGATAAACACCCAGGATATATGACTGTGCAGTTAACAATCGAAATGGATAAAGAGCTGATGAACCGCCCTTTTTACTGGACCTATCTTGAAAAAACCGGCGGTGTTCCAAATCCCATGCAGGTGACATTTCTTACAGATGCCAAACAGGCTCCTGAAGATTTAAAAGGAGAGATTATGCATTTTGGGGCACCAAGACTCCATCAGATTTACCAGGCGAGCAAAAAGCTTGGAAGTCACATCCGCCTTTATGAAAACTCTCCGCATAATGGAAGCTCGCAATCACTTCACCCATGGCTCGGAGTAAATGTCATGGTATCTTATCAGAGCGACAAAAAGAAGGACCATTTATATTCAATCGGTCTTCATTTGATCAGCGGAGCAATTATCGAAAATTTCCAGGATCATTTAGAAAAAATGACCTTAACTCCGCGAATTCCTGATCTTTGCTTTACAACATCCCCAATGATTAAGGAACAAAGCGGGTTAAATCGCATTCAGAACTATATTCAATCTATTATTGAGAAGGATGACCACTCATGGGCAGACGATGCAAGACAGCGCTGGAACTCTGATATGATGCTGCTCAGTCATTTTTATGAAGATCTTGATGAGAAACCGGAAGCCTACCAATTAGAAAAAGCAGCATTAAAAGAATTATATGATCCGCAAATAAATGTTTCGATTGTAAATGGCGGAATTTTTTATTTGTCGCAAAATGCGTTCTATTAA
- a CDS encoding helix-turn-helix domain-containing protein — MIGERIRKYRKERGLSLSELADRAGVAKSYLSSIERNLQSNPSVQFLEKVSSVLGVSMNTLILDEPIYETKKDNLDNEWANLVKEAMDSGVTKDQFREFLEFNRWKMNQDK, encoded by the coding sequence ATGATTGGTGAACGCATCCGTAAATACCGCAAAGAACGCGGACTTTCTCTATCAGAGCTCGCCGATCGCGCTGGTGTTGCTAAATCATATTTAAGTTCAATTGAACGGAATCTGCAGTCTAATCCTTCTGTTCAATTTCTTGAAAAAGTCTCATCCGTACTGGGAGTATCCATGAATACCCTAATTTTAGACGAACCAATTTATGAGACAAAAAAAGATAATCTTGATAATGAATGGGCAAACCTCGTGAAAGAAGCGATGGATTCTGGTGTAACGAAGGATCAATTTCGGGAATTTCTTGAATTTAACCGGTGGAAAATGAACCAAGATAAGTAA
- the gcvPB gene encoding aminomethyl-transferring glycine dehydrogenase subunit GcvPB: protein MNKHDQPLIFELTKPGRTGYSLPSLDIPEIAGDELIPSEYLRADEAELPEVSELDIMRHYTALSKRNHGVDSGFYPLGSCTMKYNPKINENVARMAGLAHIHPLQDESTVQGALELMYDLQEHLIEITGMDEVTLQPAAGAHGEWTGLMMIRAYHEANNDFNRTKVIVPDSAHGTNPASATVAGFETVTVKSNEKGLVDLEDLKRVVGEDTAALMLTNPNTLGLFEENILEMAKIVHDAGGKLYYDGANLNAVLSKARPGDMGFDVVHLNLHKTFTGPHGGGGPGSGPVGVKADLIPYLPKPVLVKRDNKYTFDYDRPQSIGRVKPFYGNFGINVRAYTYIRTMGPDGLKAVTEYAVLNANYMMRRLSEAYDLPFDRHCKHEFVLSGKRQKKLGVRTLDIAKRLLDFGYHPPTIYFPLNVEECIMIEPTETESKETLDSFIDAMLQIAKEAEENPEIVQEAPHTTVVSRLDETTAARKPILRYQKQ, encoded by the coding sequence ATGAATAAGCATGATCAGCCATTAATATTTGAACTGACAAAACCAGGACGAACAGGCTACAGTTTGCCTTCATTGGATATCCCTGAAATCGCTGGAGATGAATTAATTCCAAGTGAATATTTGCGTGCAGATGAAGCTGAACTGCCGGAAGTCTCTGAACTTGATATCATGAGACATTATACAGCTCTTTCCAAGAGGAACCATGGAGTAGATTCCGGGTTTTATCCACTTGGATCCTGTACAATGAAATACAATCCTAAAATCAATGAAAATGTAGCTCGTATGGCAGGTTTAGCCCATATCCATCCTCTGCAGGATGAAAGCACAGTTCAGGGTGCCCTTGAGCTTATGTATGATCTCCAGGAGCATCTCATTGAAATTACCGGAATGGATGAGGTTACATTGCAGCCTGCAGCAGGCGCACATGGCGAATGGACCGGCCTGATGATGATCCGTGCTTATCACGAAGCCAACAACGATTTTAACCGGACAAAAGTAATTGTTCCTGACTCAGCTCATGGCACAAATCCAGCGTCAGCTACTGTAGCAGGATTTGAAACAGTTACGGTTAAATCAAACGAAAAGGGCCTTGTAGATCTTGAAGATTTAAAACGTGTGGTAGGGGAAGATACAGCTGCTCTTATGCTGACGAATCCTAATACCCTCGGACTTTTTGAAGAAAATATTTTAGAAATGGCGAAAATCGTACATGACGCAGGAGGCAAGCTTTATTACGACGGTGCAAATTTAAATGCCGTATTAAGCAAGGCCCGTCCAGGCGATATGGGATTTGATGTCGTTCATTTAAATCTTCATAAAACATTTACCGGTCCTCACGGAGGCGGAGGCCCTGGATCAGGCCCGGTTGGAGTTAAAGCTGATCTGATTCCGTACCTTCCAAAACCTGTATTAGTTAAAAGAGATAATAAATATACGTTTGATTATGATCGTCCGCAGTCCATCGGCCGAGTGAAGCCATTCTACGGAAACTTCGGAATTAACGTCCGTGCTTATACGTATATTCGGACAATGGGACCTGATGGGTTAAAAGCGGTGACAGAGTATGCCGTTTTAAATGCAAACTACATGATGAGAAGACTTTCAGAAGCCTATGATCTTCCATTTGACAGGCACTGCAAGCATGAATTTGTTCTTTCAGGCAAGCGTCAGAAAAAATTAGGGGTGCGTACGCTGGACATCGCAAAAAGGCTGCTTGATTTCGGCTATCATCCGCCTACCATCTACTTCCCATTAAACGTGGAAGAATGCATCATGATTGAACCGACTGAAACAGAATCAAAAGAAACGCTGGATTCATTTATTGACGCAATGCTTCAGATCGCAAAAGAAGCAGAAGAAAATCCTGAAATTGTACAGGAAGCACCGCATACGACAGTTGTCAGCCGCTTAGATGAGACGACAGCAGCAAGAAAACCGATCTTGCGTTATCAAAAGCAATAA